GGGTTCTCCGTAACCATAATAGGGCGCTTTAGCCGTCTGTCCTGCCTTTTCCACCGCGATAAGAAACCTCTCATTCCTTCCGATGAGGGTATGTTTCATCCTTCTCACCTCAATCCGCAATTTTTCGGTATGAAATATATCACGGTTGAGGGATGATGTCAATGACAGGGAAGCAGGGAAAACCACGTATGAGGCGGTCAAGGAGTTTGGAGCATACCGTTGAGGATCGAACTCAATCGATCCACAACCTCGGGATAAACACCGGCGACGTTCCGGCTTTCGACGGGATCCTCGCAAAGGTCGAACAGCAATATCCCCTCGTCGAACCCCCTGATGAGCTTAAATCGACCGTCGAAGATCATCCTCCATCCCTTCAGACCGGAAAGGACGTAATCGCGTCCCTTATCATCCCTCCCTTCCAGCAGCGGCCTGAGGGAGCGGCTTTCCATATCGTCGGGCGCCTCGACCTCGGCGTAATCCAGGAAGGTCGCCGTCAGATCCAAGATGGTCGTGGGTAGGTCGCATGTCACTCCCTTCCGGATGCCGGGCCCGGCTATGATCAGGGGAACTCCAACTGAGGGCTGATACGGCACCCCCTTACCCCATCGATTGTGATCGCCGAGCATCTCCCCGTGATCGCTTGAGAAGACGATGAGGGTGTCCTCCAATTCGCCCCGTCTCTCCAGCTCGTCCAGATAAACTCCCACCCATCGATCGATGTTCTCCACCATGGCCGAGTAATTCCCACGGATCTTATCATGAACATCGGGCGGAAACTGGGTGTTGCCGAAAGGGGTTGGGAAATGGGCGTTGCTGTACCATCGGACCATGGAGGCGGTGATGTCCCAGGGATCATGGGGGCCTGTGAAGTTGACCTGTAGGAACCAGGGTTTTCCCTTCGGCGTCCGGCTGAGTAGTTCGAGGCCGTTTCGAGCGAGCCAGTTATCGCAATATGCATCATCCGGAAGCGGTGTGGGGAAGGTGGCATCTTTGTGACCCCTTCGCCTGTCGAAATCCTCGATATGCACCTTGCGCAGTCCCCGCTCATCCAGATATCGAAGATAGGGGCCTTTTGGACGCTCACGGCCGCTGTTGACCCCGTCCCATTTCCCCTCATTATCTATCCCGTCGGAAAACCCCCATTCCTCCAGGAGCCGCTTGCCATCCAGTCCCCAATCGAGGGTGGCCTTATGCAGATCGAATTTGCCGCATCCCATCACGTGATAGCCCGCATCGCGCAGGAGTTGATAGAAGGTTCCCTGTGTCAACGGATAATCCACCTGATTGCTCGGCACGCCGCAACGGTCATACTCTCTGCCCGAGGCCAAAGAGGCACGACACGGCGCGCAGAGGGGTGAGGGACAGATTGCCCTTGTGAATTTAACGCCTTCACGTTCCAGACGTTCCAGATTCGGCGTGCGCAGGGGAATACTTGAGTTGCTCCCGATCCAATCGTACCGAAGCTGATCGGGGAAGAAGAAAAGGATGTTCGGTCGTTTCTCCATCGCTCATGCCTCCTTTATCAACTTTTCATAGAGGACCCGTTGGCGCTCGATAGCTGTCCGATAGCGTTCATGTCGTTCAGGGCGTGGGGTGAACCTCCTGCCCAATGCCGGAGGCACGTCACCAGCGTCCTTCACCACGCCAAGGGCCTCCAGAACCAGCAGCGCGGCTCCTCGGCTGGTGGCCTCCATCTCAGCTGAGGCGATCACCGGACGGCCCAGCACGTCACACAGGATCTGTATCCAGGCGGGTGAGCTCAGCATAGCGCCGCCCGAGACGATGACCTCCGCATCGCCTTTCACGACCTCGCCGAGCAAGCGGTAAATAAGTGCGAAGCGGTAGGCCACCGCTTCCAGCCCGGCCTGTAATAGATCCAGAGGGCTGGTATGCCATCCGATGCCCGTGAAGGCCGCTCGCGCATGCCCGGCCCATCCAGGGGCCCGTTCCCCGGCCAAGAATGGCAGCACCGTCAGCCCGTGTCCATCGGCTTCCGCCTCTTTCAGATGACGTTCGATCTCCCCGGCGGGAGGTAATTGCAGAGTTCGTCGCAACCACTGATAGATGTTGCCCGTATTGCTGAGAGCACCTCCTAGAAGGCTTCGGCGTCGATCTACGCGATAACACCATAATCCCCGCGGCACACGCTCTGGCGTGCCTGGGATCACCACCCGCATGGCGCCGCTGGTGCCGGCGTTGATGGCGATCCTGCCGGGCGTAGCACAGCCGCTTCCCAGATTGCTCCCCACCCCGTCACCGGCGGCCAGGAACCATGGAACCTCCTTCAAAGCAGGCCAACGCCGTCCATATTCCGGCTTAAGATCTCGCAGAGCCATGTCAATATCCGATAGTGGTGAGAGCTGCTCTTCCTCTACCGGCAGGATGGACAGCCACTCCCGATCCCACGCCAGCCGTCGCCGATCTAATAGTCCGGTCCAGGAGGCGATGGAATAGCTGCATCTTGTCCGGCCGAAAAGATGAAGATAGATATACTCGCTGATGGACATCCATCTCTCGACGCGTCCGAAAAGATCCGGCTGGGTGCGCTGTAACCACATGAAGCGAGGAGGTAGGTAACTTGGGTGGATCATGCAGCCCGTGCGGTCGTGTACGGCGGCCTCATCCACCTGATCGCGTAGTCTTGCTGCATCCGGCGCCGAGCGGATATCCGCCCAGGTGTAAAGCGGCGTCACGGCGCTGTTATCGGTCACGCCGACCAGAGAAGCGGCTAAACTGCATACTCCTACCCCCGCTATTTCCCCCTTTAATTTACCCGTCTGAGCTAATGTCTGATCCAGACAATCGACGACGGCCGATAGCACCTCGTCCGGGTCCAACTCAGCGCCTCCATCGGGGGTGGTGCGCACCGTATAAGATATACGCGCTCCCACACCTGATATCCTACGTCCCTGAGAATCAAATATCAGCGAGCGCGTCGATGAGGTCCCAATGTCCAAGGTTAAGACCAAAGGCGTTTCAGCATCCTTTGGCGTGACGGACGACATCTCCCCCTCCATAATTTAACGGCGGATGTTATTCGCGAGGTAGTATAAACGAATATCGCCGTGTAGGCAACCCCTGTCGCCACTTGATTTCCTGTTCCCATCCCTATAGAATATATGCCGTTTGCTCATATTATCGCTGAGTGTAGTGGGATGCAAAAACAGGTTAAGGT
This genomic interval from Candidatus Poribacteria bacterium contains the following:
- a CDS encoding gluconokinase; translation: MSSVTPKDAETPLVLTLDIGTSSTRSLIFDSQGRRISGVGARISYTVRTTPDGGAELDPDEVLSAVVDCLDQTLAQTGKLKGEIAGVGVCSLAASLVGVTDNSAVTPLYTWADIRSAPDAARLRDQVDEAAVHDRTGCMIHPSYLPPRFMWLQRTQPDLFGRVERWMSISEYIYLHLFGRTRCSYSIASWTGLLDRRRLAWDREWLSILPVEEEQLSPLSDIDMALRDLKPEYGRRWPALKEVPWFLAAGDGVGSNLGSGCATPGRIAINAGTSGAMRVVIPGTPERVPRGLWCYRVDRRRSLLGGALSNTGNIYQWLRRTLQLPPAGEIERHLKEAEADGHGLTVLPFLAGERAPGWAGHARAAFTGIGWHTSPLDLLQAGLEAVAYRFALIYRLLGEVVKGDAEVIVSGGAMLSSPAWIQILCDVLGRPVIASAEMEATSRGAALLVLEALGVVKDAGDVPPALGRRFTPRPERHERYRTAIERQRVLYEKLIKEA
- a CDS encoding sulfatase-like hydrolase/transferase, producing the protein MEKRPNILFFFPDQLRYDWIGSNSSIPLRTPNLERLEREGVKFTRAICPSPLCAPCRASLASGREYDRCGVPSNQVDYPLTQGTFYQLLRDAGYHVMGCGKFDLHKATLDWGLDGKRLLEEWGFSDGIDNEGKWDGVNSGRERPKGPYLRYLDERGLRKVHIEDFDRRRGHKDATFPTPLPDDAYCDNWLARNGLELLSRTPKGKPWFLQVNFTGPHDPWDITASMVRWYSNAHFPTPFGNTQFPPDVHDKIRGNYSAMVENIDRWVGVYLDELERRGELEDTLIVFSSDHGEMLGDHNRWGKGVPYQPSVGVPLIIAGPGIRKGVTCDLPTTILDLTATFLDYAEVEAPDDMESRSLRPLLEGRDDKGRDYVLSGLKGWRMIFDGRFKLIRGFDEGILLFDLCEDPVESRNVAGVYPEVVDRLSSILNGMLQTP